One part of the Flavobacterium johnsoniae UW101 genome encodes these proteins:
- a CDS encoding DUF6973 domain-containing protein, which translates to MNWDSFKYRNYDYAIGRFMSLDPLAEKYNFQSPYNFSENRVVDSRELEGLEAIRMTGVGGETSLMTRPANSNLQKSASVAFAYFHPIAANSIGSIERGSTNISSVSGRIARHMTDNGNMSGGIGSESNAFRHSLWSATMSTRFGEEIATQAGNAHEGAKIFTSLSIDFNEPLVQNADYADSVVDLLNNEIGRQISEGIGNEFTSQTDIAKEVLNVQRTKGLWEVSTDKNGNISISRKKISEKQYNASMQILNNLDRNGFSDEDKTNLENN; encoded by the coding sequence TTGAACTGGGACAGCTTTAAGTATAGAAATTATGATTACGCTATTGGAAGATTTATGAGTTTAGACCCGTTAGCGGAAAAGTATAATTTTCAATCACCTTATAATTTTTCTGAGAATAGAGTTGTTGATTCAAGAGAATTAGAAGGTTTAGAAGCAATTCGAATGACAGGAGTTGGTGGAGAAACAAGTTTAATGACAAGACCTGCTAATAGTAACTTACAGAAATCAGCTTCTGTGGCATTTGCTTATTTTCATCCAATTGCCGCTAATTCTATTGGTTCAATAGAAAGAGGAAGTACAAATATTTCGAGTGTTAGTGGTCGTATTGCCAGACACATGACAGATAATGGAAATATGTCTGGAGGTATTGGTTCAGAGAGTAATGCATTTAGACACTCTTTATGGTCAGCGACTATGAGTACTAGATTTGGAGAAGAGATTGCTACTCAAGCTGGAAATGCGCATGAAGGAGCAAAGATTTTCACTTCTTTATCAATTGATTTTAATGAACCATTAGTTCAGAATGCAGATTATGCTGATTCTGTAGTAGATTTGTTAAACAATGAAATAGGTCGTCAGATTTCAGAAGGAATAGGAAATGAGTTTACTAGTCAAACAGACATAGCTAAAGAGGTGTTAAATGTGCAAAGAACAAAAGGTTTATGGGAAGTAAGTACAGATAAAAACGGAAATATTTCAATATCCAGAAAAAAAATATCAGAAAAACAATATAATGCAAGTATGCAAATACTTAATAACTTAGATAGAAATGGATTCAGCGATGAAGATAAAACAAACCTTGAGAATAATTAA
- a CDS encoding DUF4276 family protein: protein MKRVHIIVEGQTEVRVFYSILVPYIQSKVENVYIEITPIKHSAGGIVKYSKLLPELRNHLADKEKIVTTFFDYYGLLEKHNFPKYKEAKIDQTNSKVGVVLMEDGLKDDLASQGISTKNFIPYIQLHEFEALLFSSDEGFEFQYDNPRVLRDLKAISPRYQTPEDINDSPVTAPSKRIIGILEKQGEKYEKVIDGDAISIMVGIEAMMEKCPRFKAWVETLILKILA, encoded by the coding sequence ATGAAAAGAGTACACATTATAGTTGAAGGGCAAACGGAAGTTAGAGTCTTTTATTCGATCTTAGTGCCATATATACAATCTAAAGTTGAGAATGTATATATTGAGATTACACCTATCAAGCATTCTGCAGGCGGTATTGTAAAATATTCAAAATTACTTCCTGAGCTTAGGAACCACCTTGCTGATAAAGAAAAAATTGTTACTACATTCTTTGATTATTACGGTCTCCTGGAAAAACATAATTTTCCGAAGTACAAAGAAGCAAAAATTGATCAAACAAACTCAAAAGTTGGTGTTGTATTAATGGAGGATGGACTTAAAGATGATTTGGCTTCGCAAGGAATCAGTACAAAAAATTTTATTCCCTATATACAGTTACATGAATTTGAAGCACTGCTTTTTTCTTCTGATGAAGGTTTTGAATTTCAATATGATAATCCGAGAGTACTTAGAGATTTAAAAGCAATTTCTCCCCGCTATCAGACACCTGAAGATATTAATGACAGCCCTGTTACAGCACCATCTAAAAGAATAATTGGAATTTTAGAGAAACAAGGGGAAAAGTATGAAAAAGTTATCGATGGAGATGCCATTTCAATTATGGTTGGGATTGAAGCCATGATGGAGAAGTGTCCAAGATTCAAAGCATGGGTCGAAACCCTTATTTTAAAAATACTTGCATAA
- a CDS encoding AAA family ATPase, with product MINYIHIDGYKSIKEAHFLLDPINVLIGSNGVGKSNFISFFKMVNNIYEERLENYSIRKGAETFLHFGSKNTREIKGRLEFDNTNAYGFTLQPTESNSLILADETGFFNSEKGSQFSVKGVWYPQNISRNSKESKLRSAKGSIPTYINQYLSSFKIYHFHDTSDTSPLRTPADINDNIALREDGANLGAFLYLLQERYEKHFKRIEYVVKSVAPYFERFQLQPDRLNENRINLEWTEINHPDILFNASHFSDGTLRFIALATLLMQPNMPQVIIIDEPELGLHPVAINTLAGLIKKASAKSQIIISTQSVNLVGNFEPENIITVDRVDGQSVFNRLEKENLEGWLSDFTLGDLWLKNIIKGQPY from the coding sequence ATGATAAATTATATTCATATAGACGGTTACAAATCTATAAAGGAAGCTCATTTCCTCTTAGATCCTATTAATGTTTTAATAGGTTCAAATGGTGTTGGGAAATCAAATTTCATATCTTTTTTCAAGATGGTGAATAATATTTATGAGGAAAGACTAGAAAATTATTCAATAAGAAAGGGGGCAGAAACCTTTTTACATTTCGGCAGTAAAAATACTAGAGAAATAAAAGGAAGACTTGAATTTGATAATACAAATGCGTACGGTTTCACATTACAGCCAACTGAAAGTAACAGTTTAATATTGGCTGATGAGACGGGATTTTTTAATAGTGAGAAAGGTTCTCAATTTTCGGTTAAAGGTGTTTGGTATCCTCAGAATATTAGCAGGAATTCTAAAGAGAGTAAATTGAGATCTGCTAAAGGTTCTATTCCCACTTATATAAATCAATATTTATCTAGTTTTAAAATATATCATTTCCATGATACGAGCGATACATCGCCTCTTAGAACTCCTGCCGATATAAATGATAATATTGCATTAAGAGAAGATGGGGCAAATCTTGGAGCATTCTTGTATTTACTGCAGGAAAGATATGAGAAGCACTTTAAGAGAATTGAATATGTTGTTAAGTCTGTTGCTCCGTACTTTGAAAGATTTCAATTACAGCCGGACAGATTAAATGAGAACAGAATTAATTTAGAGTGGACTGAAATCAACCATCCAGACATTTTATTTAATGCATCACATTTTTCTGATGGGACATTGCGTTTTATTGCTTTGGCGACTTTGTTAATGCAACCTAATATGCCACAAGTAATAATCATTGATGAACCTGAACTTGGGCTTCATCCTGTTGCAATAAATACTTTGGCAGGGTTGATAAAGAAAGCATCTGCTAAAAGTCAAATCATTATATCAACACAGTCGGTAAATCTGGTAGGGAATTTTGAACCTGAGAACATAATTACTGTTGACAGAGTGGACGGTCAATCTGTTTTTAACAGGTTAGAAAAAGAAAATTTAGAAGGCTGGTTGTCCGATTTTACATTGGGAGATCTTTGGCTGAAAAACATAATTAAAGGACAGCCATATTAA
- a CDS encoding tyrosine-type recombinase/integrase, with the protein MPKQTLEQFLLQSYSPQTVSSYLFAINHFLKLNPKAKRYKYGNIVKYMEEISTRQSNSKYRVVILSAIKKYYDYLVMSGYRNDHPCKRLNIKVNSNQAIQVQDLFSSPELQLLLERENRYRHLDIRNKVILSLLIYQGLTSDEIIRLTVKDIDLDNGTVYIKASKNLNKRRMNLVPRQMILFFNYLQETRLEMLRCKTEKLIITKLGKPMSVDSIHAMIEPLRGLFPDRKLNPQTIRMSVICNWLNEKNISLEKAQELAGHKWPGTTEKYIKVNSSHQREIINRYFPSI; encoded by the coding sequence ATGCCAAAACAGACACTAGAGCAGTTCCTGCTCCAAAGTTATAGCCCACAGACCGTATCAAGCTATTTGTTTGCTATCAATCACTTTTTAAAATTAAATCCGAAAGCCAAGCGGTACAAATACGGAAATATCGTCAAGTATATGGAAGAAATAAGCACAAGGCAGTCCAATAGCAAATATCGTGTTGTCATTTTATCGGCAATCAAAAAGTATTATGATTATTTGGTAATGAGCGGTTACAGGAATGACCATCCGTGCAAACGCCTGAATATAAAAGTAAACAGCAATCAGGCGATACAGGTGCAGGATCTGTTCAGCAGTCCAGAACTGCAACTGCTCTTGGAGCGTGAGAACCGTTACAGGCATTTGGATATCAGGAATAAGGTAATACTGTCCCTTCTGATCTATCAGGGACTGACAAGCGATGAAATTATAAGGCTTACTGTAAAAGATATTGATTTGGATAATGGGACGGTTTATATCAAAGCTTCTAAAAATCTCAATAAACGAAGAATGAACCTAGTGCCAAGGCAGATGATTTTGTTTTTCAATTACCTGCAGGAAACCAGATTGGAAATGCTTCGCTGTAAAACCGAAAAACTAATTATTACAAAGCTTGGCAAGCCTATGTCGGTCGACAGTATCCATGCAATGATTGAGCCTTTAAGGGGATTGTTTCCGGATCGGAAACTCAATCCGCAGACTATTAGAATGAGCGTGATCTGCAACTGGCTCAATGAGAAAAATATTTCTTTAGAGAAGGCTCAGGAACTGGCGGGACATAAATGGCCGGGAACTACGGAAAAATATATCAAAGTAAACAGCTCGCATCAGAGAGAAATAATTAATCGATATTTTCCAAGTATTTAA
- a CDS encoding tyrosine-type recombinase/integrase produces MKNRIQNKDFRRLLDAFDSFIKVRNYKTGNSRMYQNTLIEFLVWLEESGISRIQELTSKESIKYFEYLIARPKLRGEGTLSQKSIKFHLFVQGLFLLNLMENKEIENGYYIPSYEGGNEKARNTLSVEEIKSLYKNAENELERALLSVAYGCGLRRSEISALDLKDVKLATGMVVVRSGKNSKRREVPMSDTVMGYLKKYIQEERSQRLAGKNQTEEAFFINSKGRRSTGENLNDILKKMIEQTKNFELIQKDITLHCLRHSIANHLAENNAGIDFIRRFLGHSDINTTYIYALKNKKRKPIVTF; encoded by the coding sequence ATGAAAAACAGGATACAAAATAAAGATTTCCGAAGGCTCTTGGATGCCTTTGACAGTTTTATAAAGGTCAGGAATTACAAAACAGGAAACAGCAGAATGTACCAGAATACCTTGATAGAATTCTTGGTCTGGCTGGAAGAATCGGGAATCAGCAGGATTCAGGAGCTGACTTCCAAAGAATCTATTAAATACTTTGAGTATTTAATAGCACGGCCAAAGCTCAGGGGCGAAGGAACACTGTCACAGAAAAGCATCAAATTTCATCTTTTCGTACAGGGATTGTTCCTTTTGAACCTGATGGAAAACAAGGAAATTGAGAACGGGTATTACATACCCAGTTATGAGGGAGGCAATGAGAAAGCCAGAAACACACTTAGTGTTGAAGAAATAAAAAGCTTATATAAAAATGCAGAGAATGAACTTGAACGGGCTTTGCTCTCTGTAGCTTATGGATGCGGGCTGAGGCGTTCTGAAATCAGTGCGCTGGATTTAAAGGATGTAAAGCTGGCTACGGGAATGGTTGTTGTCAGAAGCGGAAAAAACAGCAAGAGGCGTGAAGTTCCCATGAGCGATACGGTTATGGGATACTTAAAAAAGTACATTCAGGAAGAGCGCAGTCAAAGGCTTGCGGGAAAAAACCAGACGGAAGAAGCCTTTTTTATTAATTCCAAAGGCAGGCGAAGTACAGGGGAAAACCTGAATGATATCCTGAAAAAAATGATAGAGCAGACTAAGAATTTTGAACTTATCCAAAAGGATATTACGCTCCACTGCCTCAGGCACAGCATTGCCAATCATCTGGCTGAGAATAATGCAGGGATTGATTTTATAAGAAGGTTTCTGGGGCATTCCGATATCAATACAACCTATATCTACGCTCTTAAAAACAAGAAACGAAAACCGATCGTAACCTTTTAA
- the mobB gene encoding conjugal transfer protein MobB: MIAKISRGSRLYGALAYNYQKVEKQDAQILFTQKIIESPDGSYSLQQLSRSFELHLLVNRKTEKPILHISLNPDPKDTVSDTDFENMAQEYMKQMGYADQPFVVFKHTDIDRTHIHIVSVCVDDEGRKISDKFEKRRSMAVCRTLEKQYDLKVATEQKENQQSPIFKPINYKEGDIKSQMASVVRHLPKYYQFQTFGAYNALLSLFKITAEEVKGEYNGIPKMGLVYFALNDNGEKAGHPFKASLFGKSAGLSQLQSHYEQSRIKLKDSPAKGAVKGRIESVMQTASNESDFKKKLLEQGINLVVRRNTQGRIYGVTFIDHNSKTVCNGSELGRNLSANVFNDWWNNGKKEDLPTKENTASQKIIPAEDQIKEPQSPSAFSGKEDMPENGQDNTIFEAFGSLLPVAQGEDFQETAFANQMKRKDKRRKPKL; the protein is encoded by the coding sequence ATGATAGCGAAAATATCAAGAGGCAGTAGATTATACGGTGCATTGGCCTATAATTACCAAAAGGTAGAGAAACAAGATGCGCAGATTCTCTTTACCCAGAAGATTATCGAATCGCCTGACGGCAGTTACTCCCTACAGCAATTATCACGTTCTTTTGAACTGCACCTGCTGGTCAACCGAAAAACGGAAAAACCGATACTTCATATCTCGCTCAATCCTGACCCCAAAGATACCGTAAGCGATACCGATTTTGAGAATATGGCGCAGGAGTATATGAAGCAGATGGGCTACGCAGACCAGCCTTTCGTGGTATTCAAGCACACAGATATTGACCGCACGCATATCCATATCGTGTCAGTCTGCGTGGACGATGAGGGCAGGAAAATATCAGACAAGTTCGAGAAAAGGCGTTCGATGGCCGTCTGCCGGACATTGGAAAAGCAGTACGATCTTAAAGTGGCTACTGAGCAAAAAGAAAACCAGCAGAGCCCCATATTCAAACCCATAAATTATAAAGAAGGCGATATAAAAAGCCAGATGGCTTCGGTTGTCCGCCATCTGCCCAAATACTACCAGTTCCAGACTTTCGGGGCGTACAATGCCCTTCTTTCCCTTTTCAAGATTACTGCAGAAGAAGTCAAGGGCGAGTATAACGGGATTCCAAAAATGGGATTGGTATATTTTGCGCTAAATGACAATGGAGAAAAAGCTGGGCATCCGTTCAAGGCTTCGCTCTTCGGAAAAAGTGCCGGATTATCACAACTGCAATCCCATTATGAGCAGAGCAGGATAAAACTAAAAGACAGTCCTGCCAAGGGAGCAGTTAAAGGCAGGATCGAATCCGTGATGCAGACTGCTTCTAACGAATCTGATTTTAAGAAAAAACTATTGGAACAGGGCATCAATCTTGTGGTTCGCCGAAATACCCAAGGACGTATTTACGGGGTCACTTTTATAGACCATAATTCTAAAACAGTCTGCAACGGATCAGAACTTGGTAGAAACCTTTCAGCCAATGTATTCAATGACTGGTGGAATAACGGCAAAAAAGAAGATCTGCCAACAAAAGAAAACACTGCTTCACAGAAAATTATTCCTGCAGAAGATCAGATTAAAGAGCCACAAAGCCCGTCTGCCTTTTCAGGGAAGGAAGATATGCCTGAAAATGGGCAGGATAACACTATTTTTGAAGCCTTTGGAAGCTTACTGCCTGTAGCGCAGGGAGAAGATTTTCAGGAAACTGCCTTTGCAAATCAGATGAAACGCAAGGATAAGCGCAGGAAACCAAAGCTTTAA
- the mobA gene encoding conjugal transfer protein MobA, with product MENNSRTNPHKGGRHPKNDPAVNRYSISLNAEENARFLSLFEQSGMNVMAHFITACIFQKGITTIKVDKTAIDYYVRLTSLFGQFRAVGVNYNQVVKMLNSNFSEKKALAYLYKLEKQTAELAFLSQKIIQLTAEFEEKHLKEK from the coding sequence ATGGAAAATAACAGCAGAACCAACCCGCACAAAGGAGGCAGGCATCCTAAAAATGACCCTGCCGTGAACCGCTATTCCATCAGCCTTAATGCGGAAGAGAATGCCCGATTCCTGTCCCTTTTTGAACAGTCCGGCATGAATGTAATGGCACACTTTATTACAGCGTGCATTTTCCAAAAGGGCATCACGACGATAAAGGTTGACAAGACGGCAATCGATTATTATGTGCGCCTGACTTCGCTATTTGGTCAGTTCAGGGCTGTGGGCGTAAATTACAATCAGGTCGTAAAAATGCTGAATAGTAATTTTTCCGAAAAGAAAGCCCTGGCATACCTGTACAAGCTTGAAAAACAGACGGCAGAACTTGCTTTTTTATCACAAAAGATAATACAGCTTACGGCGGAATTTGAAGAAAAGCACCTGAAAGAAAAGTAA
- a CDS encoding DUF6922 domain-containing protein gives MPKLDPVLFWDVDIDAMDFDKAYKAVIARVVERGDQQEIDEIVRFYGFEKVVTAIRDEIYFLPNYAIDRAIRFFPELKKEEMYCYLNRKDKPYHWI, from the coding sequence ATGCCTAAATTAGACCCGGTACTTTTTTGGGATGTGGATATAGATGCGATGGACTTTGATAAAGCCTATAAGGCTGTTATTGCCCGTGTTGTAGAACGTGGAGATCAGCAGGAGATCGACGAGATTGTCCGTTTCTACGGTTTTGAAAAAGTTGTAACGGCTATTCGTGACGAGATTTATTTTCTTCCTAATTACGCCATTGACCGAGCAATAAGATTCTTTCCTGAACTGAAAAAGGAAGAGATGTACTGCTACCTGAACCGCAAGGACAAACCGTATCACTGGATTTAG
- a CDS encoding helix-turn-helix domain-containing protein, whose product MSTVTKPNHIGRKISRIRELKDMKQEALAQALGTNQQAISIMENSETIEEEKLMEVAKALGVSVEAIKNFSEEGVFNYFNTFNDTNNTGAFNFGTNHCTFHPLDKLMESVDENKKLYERLLQAEKDKIEYLEKLLKAK is encoded by the coding sequence ATGAGTACAGTAACAAAACCAAATCATATAGGGCGAAAAATCAGCCGTATCCGTGAACTGAAAGACATGAAGCAGGAAGCACTGGCGCAGGCTTTGGGAACAAACCAGCAGGCTATTTCAATTATGGAAAACAGCGAGACGATAGAAGAAGAAAAACTTATGGAAGTAGCAAAAGCTCTGGGAGTAAGCGTGGAAGCGATCAAGAATTTTTCAGAAGAAGGCGTGTTTAATTATTTTAACACTTTTAATGATACAAATAATACAGGAGCATTTAATTTCGGAACAAATCATTGTACTTTTCATCCTTTAGACAAGCTAATGGAATCCGTAGACGAGAATAAAAAACTTTACGAGAGATTATTGCAAGCCGAGAAAGATAAAATCGAATATTTGGAAAAATTACTAAAAGCTAAATAG